The Glycine soja cultivar W05 chromosome 15, ASM419377v2, whole genome shotgun sequence region ACGTGAAAATCCGGTTTGTTACCCTTCAGGAATCCATACAACGTAAACTGACTCACTGTTAAAAAcacacaataataaaaataaattataatttttgcatcctatatataattaagactGAAAAATGCGAATACTCACTTACTCACCCAATAAGACTTGATAATTTTTCTGCATCACACTGTGGTCCCACGCTTTGCCCGTATTTTCATTTGGGAACAGCCTCATGTTCAAGACCTTTCGGCATCTGttagaaaagtaaaataagatGAGTAATGACTGATGAGAAGTTGAACTTGGATTGAAAGGGGGTAATGAGATGGAGATGACATGTAATCGGCGTCGGCGTCGGAATCGGAGTCGTGGATTCCGACGAGGACGAGAAGGCCGGGGCCAATCTCGGAGACGATGCGGCCTTCGACCTCGACGGAGGCAGAGGCCACGCGCTGAACCACCGCTCGCATTGCAGTAGTCACTGCTTTACTTCTTCTTCTCACGGTGACAGTGGAGGTCAAGGTCCCAATTCTATGAATGCCTCCCACTACCACTGCACCTCCTACACGTGGAACCCTACACGGCGACACCAATTGCAATTGcatcttttatttatctttatcgTTTTGGATACTTTAATTTTCTcatatgtttaaatattttttccccttttctaATTCCGTGTATTTATTAACATTCTTTTATCTTCATCGGTtacaattttttcataataaaatactaaaatatattttttattcttattaaatatctgaattttgagtttattttctgataaaaattttctttggaTTAAGtccttaataaaataataattaaaaaatataaaaaaaacaaatacaaaatttattaatttatcataaattaaaaaaatgttaagcacaaaaagaaaattttgttttatcataaaacaaaaatgaagaaagaatttATTGTAGGCAACTTGAGCTCCAATAAGGCACCTGAATCGGAGAAGCAAGATTGTTAGAGAAGGCCTAAGCAAAAGATTGGAAACTGCTTTGGAAGTTTGGACATGAAAATTCATATTGGGTCTCAAGTAAAATAActgacataaaaattaaatatgaacagAGTGATGTTATATTCTTGTAACGAAATATGTATATGTTAGAACTTTAGTGTTAATCATTCTACTGTAAATATCAGTTTGAAATATAGCATCTGACTGGTAGTAGTATTGAGTTAAAACGTAGATTTTTCCGTTTTTATTCCTTGGATTGGACCCTGGCTCAGTAAATAGAGAATGGGAAAGATATTTCATGACAATATGAAAGTTATAGATATTTGAAACGTCAATATGGATCGCTGAGAAGGCTGAGGAATTGCAACTGGACTTAATCCCTTTCCCGTACgaaaattagtttatttgtatttattatttctttatttattatagttaacACTTAATAATTGTCACTTCAtcgaaacattttaaaatttttcatctgaaaataattttaaaatttatttaagttgttttgagCTTATGTCATGAAAATATTACAAGGtaacatacaaattttatatatttcatataagCTTATAAAAATCCATTAATATCTGTCAAATTGTGTACATAAACTTGTtcatcttatattttaaataacttataattaaaaaaatattgagatgactttttgaaaaataaaagtaattcttttatttaaattaagtttttaaattgtcaaagcttcccaaatattttctttaagatGGTGAATATAAGGAAGCTCGAGATTCCgccaaacataataataacttCTCAACAAAATTAGTAGATTTGTATTCTATTGTACTTCAAGGTTATAATCTTGCCCAACTCTACATTAtgcaatttatattttctaaaactaattatagattctttttattttatttaaatcaatatctttaatttaatacttttttaatataagaCCACATGTATCCTTACTTAGATATCAAACTGAAGACTACTAACTAGTTAAATCGGAAAAGTCACGTgactattgattttttttaaggttacATGTATCCTGTGTGGGAGGTAATTTTGTTCAAGCCATTagaatcattataaaaaaaatctttctccaaacattttatacaattatattaaatatttttctaagaaaACTTTATTGTTGTCATTCAATTCTACTCGCTTCAAACAAAGTTTCCTCGTCTGTTGCGgtctaaaatattaatatctGATTGCAATCAGTAATGGGTCTGGTTTTGGGCCAAGTGAAATTGGGCCGTGGAGTAAGACGATCCAAGAGGAGAATTTTGAAAGAGTCGGGGGTCATCGTGCGTCGATGGGGGTGATGAACAATTGAACAAACAACAAAGATGTCGCAGTTCTGGAAGCCAGGGACGGAGAGGCCTCAGGGCCGCGTGGTGGACGTTGAAGAAGGCGGTGTTCTCTTCTTGTCTGGCTCTCAccattcctcttcttcttctcgaTACGGTCACGTCAGCATCGAGAAGCAACGGCGGCAGCGTTTGCCTGTGTTCAAGTACCGCACCGCCATTCTCTACCTTGTCGAGACTCACGCCACCACAATCATCGTCGGCGAAACTCGAAATGGAAAAACCACTCAAATTCCTCAGGTCACCTTCCTCCAAATTCAAATGCAAATGCAAATTCATGTGACTAACAATTTGGAATTGGCACTGTGCATTGCAGTACCTGAAAGAAGCAGGTTGGGCCGCTGGTGGCAGACTCATTGCTTGTACTCAACCTAGATGACTTTCCGTTCAGGTCACTTCTTCGCATCATATTACTCATTCTTCATTCACAGTACTCTTTGGTCGCTAATCTCATCTCTTTGCGTTTCCCAGGCTGTTGCTTCCAGAGTTGCCGAAGAGATGGGAGTAAAACTCGGTGACGAGGTTGGCCATTAGGTTTGAAGTTGTTACCAAACCGGTGAGCATCTCTCTCTGACTCTCTTCAATTATCACTTATGTGCATCTTATGTTGTCATCTTACTCTAAGACACACTTGCCTCACATATAATCTATATTAATATCACAGGCAAGAAggatgaaagaaataaatagtAGAAGAGGAGAGTTGATTAGATGATAACGAAGAATTGTAACAAAGGCCTGAGGAATATCTATGTATTGACATTCTTGCCAAAATCTTTAACAAAGGCCTGAATATCCGATAATACTCAACAAAGGAAATGCTTTGGCTATGATTATGTTGTTTCACCAGATACCTttacaaaaaacaataaaatgctTTACAATATTCaccttttaaaacttttttggtATGAATTTACTTATGTTGCTGAGAACAAGTGTGCCCACTTTGGGAcaatttattttacttcatTTTAACAAGTTAAGGAAGAAAGGAAGGAGCAAAATTTAATGGCAATTtctataaaacaaaaatgtcaACATTTTtgcagttattttttttttatttttggtttctttgatttgattttagcaGAATGCATTCATTTTGAAGAGTCATGTTTTACCCTAGATTTTCTTTGGATTACAGTTTCTCTTTGGCCTTCTGATAGATGTTTTACTGGACTTTTCAGTTCTGGTATGCCAAGAgatccagcagccttgatgcaTTATtgaatctttcttcttttccttattttttttaatctggtTTGGAGGATATCTTATCCTGCCCACTTTGTAGTCATACCCTTCCTTtgtctctctctatatatgcaTTACACACCACACACCACACGCCACACACCGTGCGTGTGTGTTCTAACATCATATTAAGTATTCTGTTCATGTAGTATTGTTTCTTCAATTTCATGGTGTAATGATGATCATTGTgttttattatatgtttttttaatggttgtttattctattttgttttgtgttccTGTTACCATTTCAACATCTCGAATTgtaatttgtattttgtaatGATGTTAACTGTGGCAATCATTCACTGAGCCCATGACTGCAACCAGGCTATATACAGAAGAATATTTTCTTAACCACATGTCTAATGAGGGAATTCCAGAGATACAGAGATCAAATATGGTCTCCTGCCTAATCCAGGTTAGTAACCATTATGGAATAATTTCACAGAAACAGAAGTATTTTAGcatggtttattttttatagtgttGCCACCGTTAtctgttatttatttttctcctggCATGGAACTTTTTGAATGGGATGATATTTTTCGGATCAATAGAATGATGACTAATGAAAAGTTGCATCATTGATATTTTGATATATCATAAAATTGTttgaattcaataaataataattagagtATTTGTTCTCTATATatgatcattttaattaaaaaaatcatcaagatTAACCAGAGAGGTAAAGATGAAGTTGCATTTGAAACTTCAGTGTTTTTgacaattcattttatcaacTATTTTCTTGCAATGAATTCGTTgtgcctttattttttttcctggcCTGGTATTACTATCTCTTTTTCATGGTCTGGTATTTTTAACTTCATGATCTAAATCCTATATGTCGAAGTCATGTAAAGAGAAGAATTCTGAGAGGTCATGAACAGAATTCCTTGTTATAGTACCCCCA contains the following coding sequences:
- the LOC114386709 gene encoding D-aminoacyl-tRNA deacylase isoform X2 yields the protein MQLQLVSPCRVPRVGGAVVVGGIHRIGTLTSTVTVRRRSKAVTTAMRAVVQRVASASVEVEGRIVSEIGPGLLVLVGIHDSDSDADADYICRKVLNMRLFPNENTGKAWDHSVMQKNYQVLLVSQFTLYGFLKGNKPDFHVAMAPQRAKPFYASLVDRFRNAYNSDAIKDGVFGAMMKVNLVNDGPVTMQLDSNSPN
- the LOC114386709 gene encoding D-aminoacyl-tRNA deacylase isoform X1 codes for the protein MQLQLVSPCRVPRVGGAVVVGGIHRIGTLTSTVTVRRRSKAVTTAMRAVVQRVASASVEVEGRIVSEIGPGLLVLVGIHDSDSDADADYICRKVLNMRLFPNENTGKAWDHSVMQKNYQVLLVSQFTLYGFLKGNKPDFHVAMAPQRAKPFYASLVDRFRNAYNSDAIKDGVFGAMMKVNLVNDGPVTMQLDSNSPKNTVDAAES
- the LOC114386709 gene encoding D-aminoacyl-tRNA deacylase isoform X3, which gives rise to MQLQLVSPCRVPRVGGAVVVGGIHRIGTLTSTVTVRRRSKAVTTAMRAVVQRVASASVEVEGRIVSEIGPGLLVLVGIHDSDSDADADYICRKVLNMRLFPNENTGKAWDHSVMQKNYQVLLVSQFTLYGFLKGNKPDFHVAMAPQRAKPFYASLVDRFRNAYNSDAIKAPFNFLCRRCIWSNDEGKFG